In Juglans microcarpa x Juglans regia isolate MS1-56 chromosome 7D, Jm3101_v1.0, whole genome shotgun sequence, the following are encoded in one genomic region:
- the LOC121240087 gene encoding uncharacterized protein LOC121240087 yields MAACTRWKVLFPVLILCVSLLGMVVSVSGDAALIKDVCSKTSRPFYCETCYEFYSQSSKENVKDLGRTSIRCAFSEFDTFRSSLRSFMINPKNLGPGLQNACNQCLFMLESVDKKIQNAAEKWQKASYASSSLQMLIAVNIINDSCGRELMKFNLPKFLADQQVRLDGFCQASIGVLDQIPE; encoded by the coding sequence ATGGCGGCCTGCACAAGGTGGAAAGTTTTATTTCCAGTACTAATTTTGTGCGTCTCCCTGCTGGGTATGGTTGTGTCTGTGAGTGGAGATGCAGCACTAATAAAAGATGTGTGCAGCAAAACTTCAAGGCCTTTCTATTGCGAAACGTGCTATGAATTTTACAGCCAAAGCTCAAAAGAGAATGTGAAAGACCTTGGACGCACATCCATTCGGTGTGCTTTCTCAGAGTTTGACACATTCCGATCCTCTTTACGTTCGTTTATGATTAATCCCAAAAACCTAGGGCCGGGGTTACAGAACGCATGCAATCAGTGCCTTTTCATGCTGGAGTCTGTGGATAAAAAAATCCAGAACGCAGCTGAAAAATGGCAGAAGGCAAGTTATGCGAGCTCTAGCCTACAGATGCTTATTGCTGTCAACATTATCAATGATTCATGTGGCCGTGAACTGATGAAGTTCAATCTCCCCAAGTTTCTGGCAGACCAGCAAGTTAGACTGGACGGTTTCTGTCAGGCCTCCATTGGAGTCCTCGATCAAATTCCTGAATGA